From the genome of Mucilaginibacter paludis DSM 18603:
GTAATCAAAAAATTTAATCGGTGTAATCCCTCTTTCTATTGATCTTCTTTAATGCGGCACGGCGTTTATCATCCAGCCTTGCCAGTTTAGAGGCCTTGGAGGGTTTGCTGGCTTTTCGTTTTTTGGGCTGATGCAGGGCGCGCGTTAATATGTCGTTCAGCTTATCGAGGGCGGTTTCTTTGTTGAGGTACTGGGAGCGTTCTTCGTCGCAAATTACTTGTAAAAAGCCATCTTTGCTTAAACGCGATTGCAGGCGGGTGCTTAGCAAAAGTTTCTGTTCATCGGTAAACAAGGTAGAATCCTGGATAGAGAAAAGCAGTTCCACCTTGCTGGAAACTTTGTTTACATTTTGGCCACCCTTACCGCCACTCCTGGAAGTTTTAAAATGTACATCTCTTTGCAGGTCGGTTTTAGTAAAAGTCATTCCAAAATTATAAATTTGTGCTTAATGAGTAACAATATTGTAATCGCTATCGACGGTTATTCCTCTTGCGGGAAAAGCACCATAGCCAAAGCCTTAGCTAAGAAGCTTCATTTTATTTATATCGATAGCGGAGCCATGTACAGGGCCGTTACTTTATATTTTTTGCGCAATAATATCGATTTAAAAGCCCCCGAGCAAATTACGGCAGCGCTAAAAAATATTCACCTTAACTTTCACTCGCGCGATTATGAAACCCATATTATGCTGAACGACGAGGAAGTATCTGAAGAAATACGCCTGATGCCGGTTTCAGAAAACGTGAGCACGGTTTCGGCCATCCACGCTGTACGGGTTGAAATGGTGAAACAGCAGCAACGCATGGGCAAATCGAAAAACATTGTGATGGACGGACGCGATATCGGTACCGTGGTTTTTCCCGATGCACAGCTTAAACTTTTTATGACTGCCGACCCCTTGGTTCGCGCGGAACGACGATTTAAAGAACTAACCGCCAAAAACCCCGAGCTAACCCTGGAAGATGTTTTTGATAACCTTGCCCACCGCGATTACCAGGACACCACCCGCGCAGAAAGCCCATTAACACGCGCCCACGACGCCATTATATTAGATAATACCAACCTTACCCCCGATGAACAACTCGCTTTTGTTGTTGAAAGGGTAACGCCTTTTTTGAAAAAGCAAGCTGAGTCTTGAGCCGGGAGTTCTGAGTTCTCAGTCTTGAGTCCGGAGTGTTGAGTCGGTAGCTTGTTAGTTAGCCGTGAGTTTGGGGTTCAAAAGCACGGCTTCCGGATATTGCCCGTAACTCGGATTTAGAAACTATTTGATTTAAAACCCCAAATCCAAACTAAAAACTTAATAATCAAAACTATAAACACAAGCTCCTAACTCTAAGCATTGTACTACTGGGCTCTGGGCCTTTAACACTCGACTTCTGACTCAAGACTCCCGACTCAGAACTCAAGACTCCGGGCTCAAGACTCCGGGCTCAGAACTCAAAACTCCAACAAACCAGCGTTATCCTTCAAATCAACCCCGGTTAGTTTTCTTTTCAGGGCTTCGCTGATGAGGTAGACTATTTTATCGGCGGCAGCCGATGGCGGTAAACCGTCGGGGCGGATATTGGAGATACAGTTTCGGCTTTCGTCGGTTAGGCCGGGTTTGGGGTTATAGGTGAGGTAAGCGCCCATGCTATCCGGCGAGCTTAGGCCGGGGCGCTCCCCTATCAGTATCAGCGATAGCCTGGCGCGGAAAGCATAACCTGCTTCGTCGGCAATGGCTACCCTCCCCTGCTCAATCAAACTTAAAGGGGCCAGTGTTAAACCTGCGTTTAGCAGCTTGGGTAAAAGTATTTGCATCAGCTCCACAGCATATAAATTAACAGCCGCTGCCGATAAGCCATCCGCAATCATGATGGCTACATCGCTATGGGTAACATCGCAGGCAGCCAATTGAGTCAGCGACTCCTCGTTGAGTTTCCGGCCATAGTCGGGGCGTTTTAAATACTTCGCCCTGTTGGATGCTTTGCTGTGTAAATGGTAAAGCGGCAGCTTAAACTGCTGCAAGTTTGATGTTATACCCTCTACATCCAGTACAGAATAAACCGCATCACGGGCGTGGGCATGAGCCAGTTTAAAATCAAGCAATTCGTTAAGCGGAATGCTGTTGCCTGTGCGGCCTATGGCGATACGCGCGGCGGTAAACTCGCGCAGAGCCGCCCACGAGCCATCATCAACCACCGGTACTTTTTTATTTACTTTAGCCATGCCGATCCGTAATTACCGAATAAATTGTCCGGGTTAGTGTGCTGATGCAGTAGACCACTCCCATCAAAAATACCTTGTTTAATTAACCACTGCTCAAACTCGGGCGCGGGTTTTAAACCCAACACCTTGCGTAAATATAAAGCATCATGGAAAGAGGTCGACTGGTAATTCAGCATAATATCATCCGATCCGGGTATGCCCATCACAAAGTTACAACCGGCCACGCCCAATAAGGTAAGCAGGTTATCCATATCATCCTGATCGGCTTCGGCATGGTTGGTATAGCAAACATCCACACCCATGGGTAAACCCAGCAGCTTACCGCAAAAATGATCTTCGAGCGCGGCGCGGATAATCTGCTTGCCATCATACAAGTATTCTGGGCCGATGAAGCCAACCACCGTATTCACCAGCAAGGGCTTAAATTGACGGGCAACAGCATAAGCCCGTGTTTCGCAGGTCTGCTGATCAACCCCATGATGCGCGTTTGCCGATAAGGAACTGCCCTGCCCGGTTTCAAAATACATCACGTTGTTACCTACCGTGCCTCGTTGCAGCGATAAGGTTGCCTGGTAAACCTCGTCCAGCAAAGCCAGGTTTACGCCAAAACTGGTATTGGTTTGCTCGGTGCCGCCGATGGATTGAAAAGCCAGGTCGACAGGGGCATTTTGATTGATGATCTGCAAGGTTGTAGTGGCATGGCAAAGCACACAGGATTGTGTGGGGATATCAAATTGCTGCCTTACATTGTCAATCAAGTTCAGCAGTTTAATCGTCGAAGCTGGGCTATCGCTGGCCGGGTTGATGCCAATTACAGCATCGCCACTGCCATAAAGCAGGCCATCTATCATGCTGGCGGCAACGCCTTTAATATCATCTGTAGGATGATTAGGCTGCAAACGGGTTGAAAAATGGCCGTGCAAACCAATGGTATTTCTAAACCGGGTAACCACCTCGCATTTTTTTGCTACCGCGATTAAATCCTGGTTGCGCATCAGTTTGGATACGGCGGCAGCCATCTCGGGCGTAATACCCGCCGCCAGGTGATGCAAGGTTAAGGTATCGGTTTCTTCGGCTAAAAGCCAATCCCTTAGTTCGCCCACGGTTAAATGGCTAATGGGTTGAAATGATGAGTTGCTATGCGTATCTATAATGAGCCGTGTTACCTCATCGTTTTCATAAGGTATAATGGCTTCGTTTAAAAATACCTTCAGCGGTACATCGGCCAAGGTGATCTGTGCGGCCACCCGTTCTTCGTAACTATCGGCAACTAAACCGGCAAGTGCATCGCCCGAGCGGTACGGACTTGCCTTAGCCAATAAGATTTTAAGATCGTTAAACCGGTAAACCTTACTTTTAATGGTGTGCTGATAAGCCATACATCAAGCTATTACATCAATTGATAACCGGATGATGCTTTAATATTTCAATTAAATTCTTAACATCGCCGTGAGCAGACAGCTTTAAAATATCATCCTGACTAATGGTATTCAAAATTTCTTCTTCCGTGATTTTAAATGATTTCAATACATCATCAGGAATATAACGACCTAATGCGATATCGTATTCTACTCCTTTCATTTTAGCCAATCGGCCAATTAAATCCGGGGATTCAAATAATATGGATGCTACCTGCGGCTTAACTAATATGATTTCCAACCTGTCGTCGTATCCGATATAACTTTTAATGAAATTTAATTTCTCTGAGATCTTTGATTCATCATTAGTATCAGCACTTAAAAAAAGAATAATGTTGGAATCTAAATTTTCAGGTTTTAAAATAAGCGTTTTACCTACCGACAATGCCGAAGAATATCCTCCACTATTAATTATTTTAGTGGTAACTATAAGTTCCGCCGGTATCAACATCGATAGTAGTCTTAGATCAAAATCACTTTCGGTAACTATGTAATGTTTCATTTACGCTTCTATTAAACTGTAATTAGATAAACCCATCTCTATACAATAGTTATATTTCTTTAAAAGTCCACTTTTAAAGCTTTTCTGATTGAGGCATTGTTCAATTTCTTTTCGCTCCCACAGCAAAATAGTTTGCGGAGAAGTATATTGAGCTAATATGATTGCCGGTTCTGTAAATCCGGATGTTGTAAAAATGGCACCGATGGTTCCGGATGGCCTCCTTTGTAATTGCGACCTTAGTTTTGATATCGGTTCAAAATTTATCGGATCAGCCTCATTTTTGCATTCAATTAAACATGCTATATGATCAAAATAAACAGCCCCATCAATTTGTTCTGAATTCATATTCTGAACTTTAACATCGTAAGGATATTTCACGGTCGCGCCCTCCAATTCAAATGCCCGGCATATCATCAACTCTAAAATTAACCCTTTATTATGATTAGACATCTCTGTTGTTTGCAATTTTGCCCATTCTGTTAAAAGACCGGCCGAGTCAGTTCTCCGAATACGTAAACTTATTTCACTTTTATTCTCATTCAACATACGTTCGAATTTATTCTAAATTAGCATCAGTCATAAAATCACCGCCTTGCTCCAGCATCGCTTCGCCGGTAATTCTAAGCATATGCTTACCCATCAGTATAAATAAAGCAATAACGGCCATCAGCCCCGCTAAAAAAACAACACTTAGCAGTGGGTTATAGTAAACAATGGCCACCATACATATTAAGGTAATAACAAGCGCAATAGCCGGGAATACGGGGTAAAACGGCGCGCTGAAAGGGCGCTCCAGGCCCGGCTCCTTTACCCGCAGGATAAATAAACTGAGCATACTCATGATATACATTACGATGGCACCCAATGCCGAAATGATGATGATCTGATCGGTTTTGCATTCATAAAGGGCGATACAACCTATGGCACTGCTTACCATGATTGCCCAGTGCGGGGTATTGAACCTGGTGTTTACGGTATTTAAAAAGCGGGGCAGATAACCGCTCCGGGCCATGGCGAAGACCTGGCGGGAGCAGGCCAGTATGGTACCATGAAAAGAGGCGATGAGGCCAAACAAACCTATTCCGGCGAATATTTTGGTAAGTCCGTTGGTTTTGCCTAACACAATCCCTATGGCTTCGGGCAGGGGATAGTCGATATTGCTGAGCTGATGCCAGTTGGTAACGCCGCCGGTTAAAATCATCACGCCGAAGGCCAGTAAAACCAGCGTGGCAATACCGGATATGTATCCTTTCGGGATATCTTTTTTAGGATTTTCAACCTCCTCGGCTACCATGGCCACGCCCTCGATAGCCAGGTAGAACCAGATGGCGAAGGGCAGCGCCGCAAATATCCCCTTCCAGCCGAAGGGCATACCATCGTGCAAAAAGTTACTGGTTTTAAACGATGGCGCTATGATGCCCATAAACAACAACAACTCGCCAACGGCCAGCACGGATATAACGGTTGAAAATACCGCCGACTCTTTTACGCCCCATATATTGAGGCCCATAAACAGGATATAGAAAAACAAAGCTGATGAAAACACCGCGATACCCGGATACAGAAAATGAACGTAGCTACCTAAACCGGCGGCTATAGCAGGCGCCACAAATATAAAATCGACCAGGGTAGCGTAACCGGCTATTAAACCGCCAATAGGCCCCATTGCCCGGTAAGCGTAAGCAAAGGCACCGCCAGCATGGGGTATAGCGGTAGTTAATTCGGTGTAACTAAACACAAAAGTGACGTACATTAACGTAACAATCAGCGTGGCTATTAAAAACCCAACCGTACCCGACACGCCCCAGCCGTAGTTCCAGCCAAAATACTCCCCCGATATCACCAGCCCAACGGCTATGGCCCATAAATGTACAGGCTTCAGTACTTTTTTTAGTTGTTGCACGAATATTAGATAAACACTAATGAGACGAATTTTAAATGGACACGAATTTCACGAATGAAGACGAATTTTCACGAATCAGTATCTATTAATGAATGATGCATAAATATCAAGCTAATTCATCACCAATTTAGTAAAAATCCTTCTTAATTCATATCAAATTCAATATTCGTGAAAATTCGCCCTTATTCGTGAAATTAGTGCCTATTCACTATTCGTGAAAATTCGTCTTCATTCGTGAAATTCGTGCTTATTCAAATTGCGTTGCCGTTACCCCAAACCTGTTCAAAAATTCAACGCCTTCATCAAAAGGCAAACCTTTATAGGCCGCGTACGACTTCTTGAAATACACATGTTTTATTCCTGCCGAAAAGATCAGCCGGGCGCAGGGCAGGCAGGGCGATAAAGTGGTATAAAGGGTAGCCCCTTCTAACCGGGCGCCGTTCTTAACGGCATATAATATGGCATTCTCTTCGGCGTGGAGCGCCAGCGAGCAACTGCCTTTGGCATCACGGGCACAGCCTGTTTCGGGCCACTCCTCGTCGCAATTGTGCGTACCCGCCGGGGGGCCGTTATAGCCTATCGAGATGATGCGGGTATCCTTAGCCAATACGGCGCCAACCTGGGCCTTAACGCAATGTGAGCGTTGGGCCAGGTCGAGCGCCAGGTTCATAAAAATATGTTCAAAACTTGGTTTCTGCATAAATGGGGTTTAATGTCCGCTTTTAACGGCCACCTTATCAAAATCAATACCTTGTGCTTTAAGTGCGCTTTTAGCTTTGATGGCATAAAACGCTAAATAGGCAAAGCAGCCAACACCTACCAGGTACGACCATTGAATGCCCAATCGCGATGGATCGCCAAGGTAACCTTGCAACAAGCTGATGAAGCCGCCACCCATAATCATCATGATGAGGAAGCTCGAACCTTCATTGGTGTGCTTGCCTAAGCCGGTAACGGCAAGGGTATAAATACAAGGCCATAATGTTGAGCAAAATAAGCCCACGCTGATGAAAGCGAATACACTTACCATCCCGCTCGAAAGCATCCCGATAAATAAGGCCGTAATGGCACAACCCGAAAAAATCAATAACTGGCGGGCGGGGTTGCCTTTGCTTAAATAGTCGGCAGCAATTAATACCATAATTACAAAAGCGTAAATATAAAAAGGAGTAACATCGTGCTGAGCTATCCGGTTAACGGCCAAAAACACACCGAATGCGATGTAAGGCGTAACAACACCCAATAGTTTTTTCATCCCGTCGGATAAGTTAAAAGCACCAACAGAGGCTGTCCAGCGGCCAATCATCAAGCTGGCCCAGTATAACGATATAAAGGGCGCTATGCTACCGGTTGGGGTATTTAGCTTCTCTTTCATAAACTCAGGCAAATTACTTGCCGTAGAAACCTCTACACCAACGTATACAAATATGGCAATCATACCGAGGGCCAGTTGTGTATAGTCCAGGGCACTCTTTTTTTCTTTAGCTACAAGTACAATCGTATCTTCTTCGGGGCTTTCAACCACATCATCTGTAATGGAATGGATCTTATCCGGCACAGATGAGAATTTGAATATCACGGCAACCACCAAAAATAAAGCGCCCAATATCAGGTAAGGGAATTTAACCGCACTGATACTGGCTTCCTGTGTTTTGGCAGATACCGAACCAAAAATGGCCAGGCTTACCAATAAGGGACCAATGGTAGTACCAAAGTTATTTACACCACCCGTTAAGCTTAAGCGCTGCGCCCCGGTTTTAGGGTCGCCCAGGGCTACTACAAGGGCATTGGCGGCTATTTGCTGTAACGAGAAACCCAGGCCTACAATAAATAAACCAGTTATCATTAAATAGAATGAAGCAGTTTCGGCAGCAGGATAAAACAACAAAGTACCCAGGGCCGATAAGATTAAACCCGCGGCAATACCATTTTTATAACCGTACTTATTCAGTATATCGCCATCGCCTGTTTTTGAAATAACGAAATAAATAATTGAACCTACCGTATAAGCCACATAAAAAGCCAAAGAGATCATTTGCGATTGCCACTGTTCCAAATGTAATTTCTCTTTAAAAACCGGGATAAGGATATCGTTGCTTGCAGCAACAAATCCCCAGAAAAAGAAAACGGTGATCAGCGTTAACAGCGCCGAGCCATAATTTTTCGAATTATTTTGTTCCATTAAATAAGGGGTATATAAGTTAGTATACGTTTTAGGCTATAAACTTAATTTAATTTTTAATAAAATCTAACTTTAAATTTTAAATCCTTTACTTCAAATTTTCGTTGTATTTGATATAAAGTTGCATCTTCGCATTACTTGACTTACGAAAGGCTATAATTAATGATAGAAGCCATATTAACAGGCATAGGATTTGGGTTGGTATTGGCCGTATTGACAGGCCCGGTTTTTTTTGCACTAATTAAAACCAGTATCGAAAAAGGTTTTCATGCCGGCGTTGCCATGGCGCTGGGCGTAGTAACCAGTGATGTGGTTTTTGTTGGCGCTATACTATTTGGATCGCAATTGGTCGATTTCAAGGTTAACACCACCATTTTGGGGATAGTAGGCAGTAGCATCCTTTTTGTGATAGGTATTTACTACATCTTTAAAAAGGCCGACATTACGTATAAAAACAGTCCGAAAAAAATCAGGCGTGCGGGCTATTTTTTAAAGGGCTTTTTGATGTGCATTTTTAACCCCTCGCTACTTTTCCACTGGATAACGGTAATTGGTGCCGCAAGTACCATTTTTCATCGCGGCGTTCCGGGCAGTATGGCAAAAACAGCCGTCATGTTTTTAACTATTTTACTTGTACAGTTTGGCCTGGATACCACCAAGGCCTTCTACGCTAATAAACTGAGAGATAAGATTTCAGAAAAATCGGTACACCGCCTTAACCAGGTTGCCGGGATAGCACTCATTATAGCCTCGTTTGTGATTATCGACAGGTTGATTACTCATTTTATTTTTTCGCCACAGTAGGGAGTTGGGAGTCTTGAGCCGGGAGTCTTGAGTTCTGAGCCTTGAGTCCAAGAGTCGGGAGTAATGAATTCCAATTGTAGCCTTGGAAAAGACGCTTTAATTCTTGAATATCAGATAACTGAGTCTCTTAACAAGCGTCATTGAGTGGCCTACCGAGCGAGCTCTGAAAAAACAGAGATGACGTTTGAACCTGGTAGATTTTTTGGTGCAGAGGCAAAAGCGGGCAAAGGCCCCGGCGTGCAGTCGGGCTTTTGCGCACTTTGCCTATCTGCGCAAAATAGCCTACAGGTTTCAAACGTCATCCCTGTTTTTTCCGGGGTGAGGCCCGGTGGAATACTCGGGATGACATAGTGGTGAAGCGGGGTATTGAAGGTAATTAAAATGGTGAGCCTGTATAGCAGATAAGGTCACGAAGGTTCAAACGTCATCCTTTTTCCGGCTGCCTGGTGGCTTACTCAAAATTACAGGCATAAAAAACGGCCACTGTCCAATTAAAGCAAGTGACCGTTTTTTTATTGATTATTGAACTATCGCCCAGCGATCTGATTTTTTTTGAACAACGATAGCCGCTGTACCAAGGCATTGCATTTTTCACTATGGTCCATCGACTATGGACCATCGATCACTACATATAAGCCCTCTGGTTTTTACCTTCCATCCAGTTTACGTAGGCCCGGTTTACTACCTTATTGCCACCTGGTGTTGGATAGTTGCCCGAGAAATACCAATCGCCGGTATGGTCGGGACAGGCTTTGTGCAGGTTATCCAGGGTTTGGTACAATACCTGTATCTCGGCGTTGATATCTTTTGGTGTGATGATCTGCGCTATACGATCAGATATTTCCTGATCTGTAAAGGGCTCATAAATGGCCTTTACATAGTTTTCAACTTCCTCTTTGGGCAGTTTAGAGCTTTCCTTGCACTTCTGATAAACATCGGCTATAATCTGGTAACGGCCGCTTTCCTTCAATAAGCTGATTGCAGCTTCAAAAGCCACAAACTCGCCCATGCGCGACATATCGATGCCATAACAATCAGGATACCTGATCTGCGGGGCCGACGATACCACAACAATCTTTTTAGGCTTCAACCTATCAAGTATCTTTAAAATACTTTGCTTAAGCGTTGTACCGCGAACGATAGAATCATCGAGTGCTACCAGCGTGTCCACGCCATTTTTTACAATGCCGTAAGTGGTATCATACACATGGGCCACCATTTCGCTGCGGTCGGCATCCTGGGTAATAAAGGTACGCAGCTTAACATCCTTAATGGCTATTTTTTCAACCCGTGGTGCAATAGCCAGTACCTCTGTCAGCTCCTCGTCGGTAATTTTATCTTCCCGGTTCAGCAACTGGTCGCGCTGATACTGTTTGATGTATTTGTGTATCCCCTCAACCAAACCATAAAAAGCTACTTCGGCCGTGTTAGGGATGTAAGAGAATACTGTATTTTTGATATCGCTGTCAATAGCGCCTAATATCTGAGGGCAAAGTAACCTGCCTAATTGTTTACGCTCGCGGTAGATAGAGGCATCGCTTCCGCGCGAAAAATAGATCCGCTCAAACGAACAAGCCTTTTTCTCCTGCGGTTCGCTAAATTGCTCTTCGCTTATCTTACCGTTCTTTTTGATAATCAGAGCGTGGCCGGGTTTTACCTCGCGGATATCGTCGATATGGATATTAAAAGCAGTTTGTATGGCAGGTCTTTCAGAAGCCGCTACCACTATTTCGTCGTTATAGTAATAGAACGCCGGGCGGATGCCTACCGGGTCGCGCATTACAAAAGCGTCGCCATGGCCAAATATGCCCGAGATGGTGTAACCGCCATCCCAGCTTTTGGCGGATTTTTTCAGGATTTTAGCTACATCCAGGTCGTTAGCAATCAGCTTGCTGATCTCTACGTTATCATCCAGCCCTTCGCGTTTATATTGGTCAAACAAGCCCTGGTTCTCGGTATCTAAAAAGTGTCCTATTTTTTCGAGCACGGTTACCGTATCGGCTTGCTCTTTAGGGTGTTGGCCAAGGTCGTACAGTTGTTGCAGCAACTCATCAACGTTGGTCATGTTAAAATTACCGGCAATCACCAGGTTACGTGTCATCCAGTTATTCTGGCGTAAAAAGGGGTGGCAATTCTCCACGCTATTTTTACCATGCGTACCATAACGCAAATGGCCCAAGAGTACTTCGCCGGTAAAGCTTACGTTGTTCTTGAGCCATTCGGCGTCCGCCATTTTTTCGGGTTGTTCCTTCTGTATGTCGGCAAATTTCTTTTGGATGTATTCAAAGATATCCGCTACAGCGTTGGTAGCTAAGGACCGGTGCCTGCTAATGTAACGCTGCCCGGGCGCAATATCTAATTTAATGGTTGCTACCCCTGCCCCGTCCTGCCCACGGTTATGCTGTTTTTCCATCAGCAGGTACAACTTATTTAAACCATAAAGTGCAGTGCCGTATTTTTTTTGGTAGTAAGATAGCGGCTTAAGTAATCGAATGAATGCTATTCCGCATTCGTGTTTTATCGCTTCGCTCATGGTGAGTAATAAGCGCGCAAAGATACTACTTTATGCTAAACAAAAAAGCGATTTAGCTCATTTGGAAGCATTTTAGATAGTACTTGCAAAACCGTGACAGAGGCCGGGTTGAACGGTAATTAAATAACTATTAATTAAAATAAATTCATAAAAAAATAAACTTTTAAACTTCAGCGATTAAGGCATCTTAACCGCTGAAGCCCTTTTAACGTTATGCCCAAGACAGCAAAATAAATCTAAAGTCAAAACTCGTCATCACATTCCCCATTCGCACATCTTCTCATTTGCAAATTTGCACATTTATCAAAGTGTCTCTCCATGCTGGCTCAGATCCAGCCCTATCGCCTCATCCTGTGGCGAAACACGCAGCGGCGAAATCAGGTCGGTTATTTTGAGCAATAACAACGAACCGAAGAAAGCAAAAACCGATACGCCAACAAGCGCTTCCAACTGGATTAAAAACAAGTGGGTTTCGCCAAAAAACAAACCGTTGCCGGTGGTATTTCCGGCGTTGATGTTTTGGTGGGCAAATACGCCGGTGAGCACCATGCCCACCATACCGCCAACACCGTGGCAAGGGAAAACATCCAGGGTATCATCAATGGTGGTACGGGTTCGCCATTCTACTACCATATTGCTGATTACCGAAGATATAATGCCGATAGCCACCGAATGCGGGATAGATACAAAGCCCGCTGCCGGGGTAATGGCTACCAAGCCCACAACCGCACCTATACAAGCCCCCATAGCGCTTGGTTTTTTACCACGGAGGATATCAACAAAAATCCAGCAAACGGCCGCAGACGCCGACGCAGTGGTGCTGGTTGCCAGTGCAGTAACCGCAAGCAAGTTTGCCCCCATGGCCGAGCCCGCATTAAAGCCAAACCAGCCAAACCAAAGTAAACCCGTACCTATCATTACATAAGTAATACGGGCGGGCGCATGTGTAGGCTCGTTGCGCCGTTTTAAATACAGAGCCGATGCCAGCGCGGCCCAGCCTGCCGACATGTGCACCACTGTTCCGCCTGCAAAATCCAATACACCCAGCTTAAACAATACCCCATCCGGGTGCCAGGTACAATGTGCCAGCGGCGCATAGATAAATACAAAAAACAAACAGATAAAGATGATATACGAATTAAAGCGAATGCGCTCGGCAAAGGCTCCTGTAATCAGCGCAGGCGTTATAATAGCAAACTTTAACTGGTACATGGCAAACAACAGTAACGGAATGGTTGGCGCCAGCTTCCAGGTTTGGTTGCCGAGCATCCCCTTCATCATAAAAAAGGTTCGCGGATCGCCGATGATGCCATAAATAGAGTTCCCGAAGGCCAAACTAAAACCGAAAACCACCCAGATAATGGTGATAATTGCCATACAGATAAAACTCTGAAACATTGTAG
Proteins encoded in this window:
- the arfB gene encoding alternative ribosome rescue aminoacyl-tRNA hydrolase ArfB, with the translated sequence MTFTKTDLQRDVHFKTSRSGGKGGQNVNKVSSKVELLFSIQDSTLFTDEQKLLLSTRLQSRLSKDGFLQVICDEERSQYLNKETALDKLNDILTRALHQPKKRKASKPSKASKLARLDDKRRAALKKINRKRDYTD
- the cmk gene encoding (d)CMP kinase produces the protein MSNNIVIAIDGYSSCGKSTIAKALAKKLHFIYIDSGAMYRAVTLYFLRNNIDLKAPEQITAALKNIHLNFHSRDYETHIMLNDEEVSEEIRLMPVSENVSTVSAIHAVRVEMVKQQQRMGKSKNIVMDGRDIGTVVFPDAQLKLFMTADPLVRAERRFKELTAKNPELTLEDVFDNLAHRDYQDTTRAESPLTRAHDAIILDNTNLTPDEQLAFVVERVTPFLKKQAES
- the eutC gene encoding ethanolamine ammonia-lyase subunit EutC is translated as MAKVNKKVPVVDDGSWAALREFTAARIAIGRTGNSIPLNELLDFKLAHAHARDAVYSVLDVEGITSNLQQFKLPLYHLHSKASNRAKYLKRPDYGRKLNEESLTQLAACDVTHSDVAIMIADGLSAAAVNLYAVELMQILLPKLLNAGLTLAPLSLIEQGRVAIADEAGYAFRARLSLILIGERPGLSSPDSMGAYLTYNPKPGLTDESRNCISNIRPDGLPPSAAADKIVYLISEALKRKLTGVDLKDNAGLLEF
- a CDS encoding ethanolamine ammonia-lyase subunit EutB, producing MAYQHTIKSKVYRFNDLKILLAKASPYRSGDALAGLVADSYEERVAAQITLADVPLKVFLNEAIIPYENDEVTRLIIDTHSNSSFQPISHLTVGELRDWLLAEETDTLTLHHLAAGITPEMAAAVSKLMRNQDLIAVAKKCEVVTRFRNTIGLHGHFSTRLQPNHPTDDIKGVAASMIDGLLYGSGDAVIGINPASDSPASTIKLLNLIDNVRQQFDIPTQSCVLCHATTTLQIINQNAPVDLAFQSIGGTEQTNTSFGVNLALLDEVYQATLSLQRGTVGNNVMYFETGQGSSLSANAHHGVDQQTCETRAYAVARQFKPLLVNTVVGFIGPEYLYDGKQIIRAALEDHFCGKLLGLPMGVDVCYTNHAEADQDDMDNLLTLLGVAGCNFVMGIPGSDDIMLNYQSTSFHDALYLRKVLGLKPAPEFEQWLIKQGIFDGSGLLHQHTNPDNLFGNYGSAWLK
- a CDS encoding restriction endonuclease — protein: MLNENKSEISLRIRRTDSAGLLTEWAKLQTTEMSNHNKGLILELMICRAFELEGATVKYPYDVKVQNMNSEQIDGAVYFDHIACLIECKNEADPINFEPISKLRSQLQRRPSGTIGAIFTTSGFTEPAIILAQYTSPQTILLWERKEIEQCLNQKSFKSGLLKKYNYCIEMGLSNYSLIEA
- the eat gene encoding ethanolamine permease; its protein translation is MQQLKKVLKPVHLWAIAVGLVISGEYFGWNYGWGVSGTVGFLIATLIVTLMYVTFVFSYTELTTAIPHAGGAFAYAYRAMGPIGGLIAGYATLVDFIFVAPAIAAGLGSYVHFLYPGIAVFSSALFFYILFMGLNIWGVKESAVFSTVISVLAVGELLLFMGIIAPSFKTSNFLHDGMPFGWKGIFAALPFAIWFYLAIEGVAMVAEEVENPKKDIPKGYISGIATLVLLAFGVMILTGGVTNWHQLSNIDYPLPEAIGIVLGKTNGLTKIFAGIGLFGLIASFHGTILACSRQVFAMARSGYLPRFLNTVNTRFNTPHWAIMVSSAIGCIALYECKTDQIIIISALGAIVMYIMSMLSLFILRVKEPGLERPFSAPFYPVFPAIALVITLICMVAIVYYNPLLSVVFLAGLMAVIALFILMGKHMLRITGEAMLEQGGDFMTDANLE
- a CDS encoding deoxycytidylate deaminase, with the protein product MQKPSFEHIFMNLALDLAQRSHCVKAQVGAVLAKDTRIISIGYNGPPAGTHNCDEEWPETGCARDAKGSCSLALHAEENAILYAVKNGARLEGATLYTTLSPCLPCARLIFSAGIKHVYFKKSYAAYKGLPFDEGVEFLNRFGVTATQFE
- a CDS encoding MFS transporter, giving the protein MEQNNSKNYGSALLTLITVFFFWGFVAASNDILIPVFKEKLHLEQWQSQMISLAFYVAYTVGSIIYFVISKTGDGDILNKYGYKNGIAAGLILSALGTLLFYPAAETASFYLMITGLFIVGLGFSLQQIAANALVVALGDPKTGAQRLSLTGGVNNFGTTIGPLLVSLAIFGSVSAKTQEASISAVKFPYLILGALFLVVAVIFKFSSVPDKIHSITDDVVESPEEDTIVLVAKEKKSALDYTQLALGMIAIFVYVGVEVSTASNLPEFMKEKLNTPTGSIAPFISLYWASLMIGRWTASVGAFNLSDGMKKLLGVVTPYIAFGVFLAVNRIAQHDVTPFYIYAFVIMVLIAADYLSKGNPARQLLIFSGCAITALFIGMLSSGMVSVFAFISVGLFCSTLWPCIYTLAVTGLGKHTNEGSSFLIMMIMGGGFISLLQGYLGDPSRLGIQWSYLVGVGCFAYLAFYAIKAKSALKAQGIDFDKVAVKSGH
- a CDS encoding LysE family translocator, whose protein sequence is MIEAILTGIGFGLVLAVLTGPVFFALIKTSIEKGFHAGVAMALGVVTSDVVFVGAILFGSQLVDFKVNTTILGIVGSSILFVIGIYYIFKKADITYKNSPKKIRRAGYFLKGFLMCIFNPSLLFHWITVIGAASTIFHRGVPGSMAKTAVMFLTILLVQFGLDTTKAFYANKLRDKISEKSVHRLNQVAGIALIIASFVIIDRLITHFIFSPQ